A stretch of the Tannerella serpentiformis genome encodes the following:
- a CDS encoding polyprenyl synthetase family protein, with protein MINKRDIERPVEEALEQFLSEYTEALHSDVRTIRAAIEAVYHSGGKHVRPLLLLLTAAAAGGVRPDSVHSAVFIELLHMASLIHDDVVDDTRQRRGQPSINAVFDNRIAVLVGDFVLSEALIRAARTGSALIVSIISTLSRQMAAGEIKQLENAREQLLTEEDYFSAVEKKTAMLLAVCAEIGAVTAGADAEVQAHCREYGRLLGYSFQIRDDLFDYFDMPSTGKPGGNDIREGKVTLPLLYALSTTAEAVKAPFLRMIREQCFTPENVAALIRFAKEHGGIAYAEQRMNEYRDRAKDEIRYLPDGPARESLLALADYIVGRNV; from the coding sequence ATGATCAATAAACGAGATATAGAGCGGCCGGTGGAAGAGGCGCTTGAGCAGTTTCTGAGCGAATACACCGAGGCGCTACACAGCGACGTGCGCACGATCCGTGCAGCCATTGAGGCCGTATACCACTCCGGCGGCAAGCATGTCCGCCCACTGCTGCTGCTGCTCACGGCCGCGGCTGCGGGCGGCGTCCGACCTGATTCGGTGCACTCGGCCGTCTTCATCGAACTGCTACACATGGCCTCGCTGATCCACGACGACGTGGTGGACGATACGCGTCAACGACGTGGACAACCCTCCATAAACGCTGTCTTCGACAATCGCATCGCCGTCTTGGTGGGCGACTTTGTGTTGTCCGAGGCACTGATCCGTGCCGCCCGAACGGGGAGTGCGCTGATCGTCTCCATCATCTCCACCCTCAGCCGACAGATGGCCGCGGGCGAGATCAAGCAGCTGGAGAACGCGCGCGAACAGCTCCTTACGGAAGAGGATTACTTCTCCGCGGTGGAGAAGAAGACGGCCATGCTGCTGGCGGTCTGTGCCGAGATCGGGGCGGTCACGGCAGGTGCGGACGCAGAGGTGCAGGCGCACTGCCGCGAGTACGGCCGGCTACTTGGCTACAGTTTCCAGATCCGCGACGACCTTTTCGACTACTTCGACATGCCTTCTACGGGTAAGCCAGGCGGGAACGACATCCGTGAGGGCAAGGTGACGCTGCCGCTGCTCTACGCGCTCTCTACGACGGCCGAGGCCGTGAAGGCGCCCTTCTTGCGTATGATCCGTGAGCAGTGCTTTACGCCGGAGAACGTGGCGGCGCTGATCCGTTTCGCCAAGGAGCACGGCGGTATAGCCTATGCCGAGCAGCGCATGAATGAGTATCGCGACCGTGCCAAGGACGAGATCCGCTATCTACCCGACGGCCCGGCGCGAGAGAGTCTGCTGGCGTTGGCCGACTATATCGTGGGGCGTAACGTATAA